Within Wyeomyia smithii strain HCP4-BCI-WySm-NY-G18 chromosome 2, ASM2978416v1, whole genome shotgun sequence, the genomic segment CAACCACTTCCGTACTTTTTGCGCTTTCGAATCCGTTTGAATATTCTTTTCCGTTCTAATAAATTCAATAGATAATGAGTCATGCAAATGATATTTTACATTTGCCAatataaaataacaataaagaCAGATGAATTGACTTAGAGGTTTGCTATGCAAATCTGCCAAATTTTACGTCCCATTTCCTTCACACCCGAAACAGTTGAAAATTACCTCGAAGGCACTGCGGACTTCGCTAGTTTGTAGTGATTGCTGCAGCCCTTTCAACTTAACGCGCGTCTCAAGCAGTTTGGCCGATTTTTCCGGCAGTATCCTGTTGACGACTCTGTCCCAGTTCTGGCGTACTGCATCGCACAGTGGCAGCAGCTCGTTACCCATCGCCACTAAATCTTCCTTTGTTGCTAGTCCAAAGAAATGTGATAATGATAAACAGAGTTGTTCCTGAAGATTATCCCGATGTCGGTACTCGTTATAGTCGATCAGATTATCCGATTGTTCCAGAGCTTTCAGTAGGGAGCTCCAGATTTGAATGAAATAACCACCGTAAAATGCTCGGCTTTGAATAACAGAAAGAGCAGCAACTGAATTAATTCTGACCTTGAAATTGTTCGAGTTAATTGCTATTTGACATAAGGCTGGAAATATCTGCTTCTGCCAATCAATCCGCTGACCTTCGCTGAACATGAGCTCGTTTCGCATCATGTTTCCGATGGCATAACAAGCGTTCCACTTCACTTTCACGTTATTCGAGTGGAGAATGTTATGCGTAAGTTTATTCACTGAATTCTGGCAAAGTTCGATCCAAGCGTTCAGCGATAAGTGCTCCAATCGAAGAATACGTAAAACATTTCCGATGGTTCGGACGGCATTGCAGCGAACCTTATCGTTGTCACTGGCTGCGTTAATGGCAGACTGTAAAACCTCTTTTAGCATATCATCTCGGATGCGTTCAACGCTCTGATCGTTACTGTTCAGCACCATAGCATCGGTTATATTCCCCAATGACCAACTCGCTTTGACGCGAGCGGCTACACTCGGGTCTTTCATTATTCGGAAAATTGCTTCAATCGTATTTTCAATATAGCAGATATTGTCCCTCAGTGAAGGAAACAAAGTGTAAACCGAAAGGGCTCTAACGGCTGCTGAGCTAACTCCGCTATCCTCGTCAAAGGTGCATCCTGTTAGTAACGAGACTAGGGCGAGCTGACGATTGCGCTGTTGAAGAGTGAAAAGTTTGTGCATAACACGAAATTCGAAATGTCGCCTTTTACTTACGGGTAGTTTTTCATACACATGCACACCCAAATTACCGATCGCATCACAGCAGATAGTGCGCAACATTGGACTTTGCTGGGCATCTTGAATTTGTTCCGTTATCGAAGGTAGCATTTCTGTCCAGAAATCTACACAATCAGCCAGTTCTTTTTGAGTGATTGTAACTAGAAAGTAGACATGATATTCAAAAAATACCCATTATTTGTGAGCTTAGGATGTTAACTGACCTTCTGACAGTAGAGATGTACTGATGGCATGTCCCAACAGATCTGATACCCGTGCCGTGTATAGTCTAATCTCCGGAACAGCGTCCTTGAATGTTTTTTTCAGGGCCTCCGCTACCAGAGCTAGATGATCCACCAGCAGCGAGTAGTGCGAGGTCATTGCTGAAAGAATTTGCAAACACTCCATGCGAACTGGCATTACAGCGGACGTTCGGGCCTGTTTATGCTCACTAACTGTTACGCCCAAGTTTTCTAGTGCAATTTGAAGTAACCACGACATTTTTGGTGCATTGGTAGAGTTACTGACATCTTCCGAGAAAGCCTCACTATTAGAAGGTAAATCTTCGTCGTCAGATGCCATAAATTCTTCCTCTTCACCGTCAAATTGTACATTCAAGGCTTCTATGGTATTTTTCTTCCTTGTTTCGTTGTTTCGGTTGCCTATATCTGGTGTTAAAATCCCTACTAGTGAAGCAATTTCCGGTGTCATTTCGCTGACCGATATCAGAAAACCCATCACCATCAAGGCACCGACCTTGATGCAAGGGTCGCTGTGACGCGTCAGAATCCTAACAAACCGAACAAATTTTGTGACGATGCCATTCCGCAATCGATGGAAAGGCGTAGCTTGAATGAAGACAGCCAAACATTTAAGAATCTGCGTCAATACCGAGTAATCGCTTTCATCTGCTAGAGCCTGGGTCAACATATCATACATCTCGATTAGCATACGACCCAAAGCTATCGAAAAAGGTGTGAATGATGCGGGAGCTCTTGTGTTGCCTTCTGCCTGAATAAGAAATGGTTTCGATTTGTATAACAAAAACGAGGTGGCTTGAATGGCTGCTTTTCTGCACTTTGGAGACGGATCTTTCAACACGCAATTCAGCAGTGAAACGGTTGAAGGTGTTCGGTTCTCGTCCGGAAATAATGAGTGCCAGTAGCCAAACATGATTTTCTTTTCTACTGTCTGAGCGATCGCACTGATTAGCGATAATGCTGAAAAGCGCAACTTGGTTAGACGGTGGCGATCGATCTGGGCGCGTGAAGATTCGCTCTCTGAAAAGTCGGAATCGCTGGTCCGATAACTAGAGCCTGCATTAACGGAGATTGGAACTGTAAGAAAAGTGATGTTAGGTACGTTTTTTGAAATGTATTAGAAACATACATACCCTCTAACACTAAACTCTGCTCTGAGTACGGTTGGCGACTATTATCATCCCACGTGGATCCTCCGGTTTTCGGTGGAGGTTTTCTAGCCTCAGCAGTACGTCCACCTTTCCCTTTTAGATGAGTTCGAGTTTTTCGTGTTTTCGGGACTTTGCCTCCTTTGTTGATTGGAATATGCTGTGGCTCAGGCACGCCCTGTTGCGAAACCATTATTTTTTGGGGTGTGAGTTGGTTCACCCCCGGAATACCTTGCATCATATACGCTTTGGATACCCCTAGCAGTTGGCCAAGATGCTCAACAAGCCAATCTTCCTGCTGAGTAGCAACAAGCCGTAAACAGTTAAAAGCCGAAATCATCAGGCTACAGAATGAAGGCTCAGGAAGAATATCGCTCCTAATTCTAAAAGTTACAGATAGTATCGAATCACCGATCAACGGAAAATACTTTTCAGCATCGGCAGATCCTTCGGTAGCTGTTAAAATTGCTTCCAAGCAGAGCATGGTCGCCAAATACATTTCTCCGGCAGAGCTGCTATCATAACTGCTGCCCCTATCTAAACGCCTATAATTCGGATCCGCAAGTAGACTTATGAGCACCCCATTATTAGAGACCAAACATTCACTGAACAAACTTAAATTTTCGGCGCAGTGTTTCACCAATAGTTGGAGCGAACCAAGGACATCGCAAACTACTTGATAGAAACATCGCTCCAAGCACTTCAGCAACCAACCGATCAGAGCTATCGCTACATTAACAGGAACAGTGATGTTTTGTCTAACAATAAGCGTTTTAATTAGACAACAAGCTTTAACAATCAACGTATCTTCGCTTGTTGGAATATTTACAAAAGATTCCACCAGCCGAATCGGGGCCTGCAACAAATCGAATACGAATGCAATTCGTACAGCTGTTTTTCTAACCATATTATACTTACTCTAACATCGCCAATTTGTTGACTTTTATAGTCCAGCCCGTTAAGCTCGTTAAGCAGCGTATTCAGCTCGTTTCGATAGTCATTGAACTGGTCGCCGCAGTTGATGAAAAGAAATTTCGTGGACAAGCTGAGAAAATGTGACTCCAGTTCCATTGTTGTTCTAATGATGCCATCCCTCAGGCGTCTGGCCCAACCCATCAGCTGTTTATGACGTTTAGTTTCCAATTGGAATGCTTCAGTTTTACCGACAATAAGTACACACTAATTCAAAGCAACTGAATATTATTCGAAATAGGTAAATATAAAATTAGTGTTTGGTAATTTCATAATTATGGTGTTATAGaacatttttgtttagtttCGTTTATTGCATTAAATACATGACGCAAGACAAGTCTTTTTTGTGTCAATAGCGGTGAAAATAACAGTTGCCTAACACAATATTGCCAAATTTCTTACCATGATGAGTAGAACGAGTGTAACGATTTGACCACGGGGTGAGAAAGCGTTTTTTCTCACTCTAGAGATGAATATCCATATTGCGTATAGTATtgagtcattttcggctgtttctcagaagttgccatcttacaattcaaaatgttgtctgaggtcgatttgtggcttcagtacatcattacgattccggaaacacccatattgggtggtatttggtcactattcgctgtttttcagaaactggaatcgtcatcttggattttaaaatggcatttggatacGTTTTCTAGCCTTTAAGCGTCATTatggttcaagaaacacccatattgggtggtattgggtcattttcggctgttttcctgaaaccggaagtcgtcaccTTTGAAATAAATATAGTGTCTGCGGTcgaattttagctcctgtgcatcattctgaaATAGAGAAATAGAGTTAGATATTTGGTGTCAATGAAaaacttgtagagtagacttcaatgttcaatttggttaacaacaaaacccataTTTATCACACAATTCAAAaagaaaattgcagtttagttctcaaaaaacatttgatttctcatttgttcctttctaagtgcttctttTTTCTCCAATTCGATGTTTTATGACACTATTGATTGCGAAATTTTCTCAGATTTCTAAcaaaaccaacagaattgagctagctatcacacTTTTTGTGTTAGACCTCGTTAatgcaaacataaccgaaaactgaaaaagtgaataactccgCAGTAGTTTAATTTTGATCATATGcgtagaagaatttttttttcatcaaatagggtcctctatcaccctGTAAAGGATTTTGAGTGAGCtgcctaacaccctgtatattaGATAGAAGATTTTgggctcctgtgcatcatcccgatcaaTTAAG encodes:
- the LOC129721564 gene encoding HEAT repeat-containing protein 6, which produces MELESHFLSLSTKFLFINCGDQFNDYRNELNTLLNELNGLDYKSQQIGDVRAPIRLVESFVNIPTSEDTLIVKACCLIKTLIVRQNITVPVNVAIALIGWLLKCLERCFYQVVCDVLGSLQLLVKHCAENLSLFSECLVSNNGVLISLLADPNYRRLDRGSSYDSSSAGEMYLATMLCLEAILTATEGSADAEKYFPLIGDSILSVTFRIRSDILPEPSFCSLMISAFNCLRLVATQQEDWLVEHLGQLLGVSKAYMMQGIPGVNQLTPQKIMVSQQGVPEPQHIPINKGGKVPKTRKTRTHLKGKGGRTAEARKPPPKTGGSTWDDNSRQPYSEQSLVLEVPISVNAGSSYRTSDSDFSESESSRAQIDRHRLTKLRFSALSLISAIAQTVEKKIMFGYWHSLFPDENRTPSTVSLLNCVLKDPSPKCRKAAIQATSFLLYKSKPFLIQAEGNTRAPASFTPFSIALGRMLIEMYDMLTQALADESDYSVLTQILKCLAVFIQATPFHRLRNGIVTKFVRFVRILTRHSDPCIKVGALMVMGFLISVSEMTPEIASLVGILTPDIGNRNNETRKKNTIEALNVQFDGEEEEFMASDDEDLPSNSEAFSEDVSNSTNAPKMSWLLQIALENLGVTVSEHKQARTSAVMPVRMECLQILSAMTSHYSLLVDHLALVAEALKKTFKDAVPEIRLYTARVSDLLGHAISTSLLSEVTITQKELADCVDFWTEMLPSITEQIQDAQQSPMLRTICCDAIGNLGVHVYEKLPRNRQLALVSLLTGCTFDEDSGVSSAAVRALSVYTLFPSLRDNICYIENTIEAIFRIMKDPSVAARVKASWSLGNITDAMVLNSNDQSVERIRDDMLKEVLQSAINAASDNDKVRCNAVRTIGNVLRILRLEHLSLNAWIELCQNSVNKLTHNILHSNNVKVKWNACYAIGNMMRNELMFSEGQRIDWQKQIFPALCQIAINSNNFKVRINSVAALSVIQSRAFYGGYFIQIWSSLLKALEQSDNLIDYNEYRHRDNLQEQLCLSLSHFFGLATKEDLVAMGNELLPLCDAVRQNWDRVVNRILPEKSAKLLETRVKLKGLQQSLQTSEVRSAFEVIFNCFGCEGNGT